Proteins co-encoded in one Verrucomicrobiia bacterium genomic window:
- a CDS encoding cupin domain-containing protein → MDVKNLNDVPAFTTKDGSEIRELLAHRNSAIRLQSLAEARLPVNGSTQEHYHQKTEEIYYITSGHGRMRIENELREVKPGDAIAIPPGLKHKIWNTGETTLHLLCCCAPPYEHEDTIITEII, encoded by the coding sequence ATGGATGTGAAGAACCTTAACGACGTGCCCGCCTTTACCACCAAAGACGGCTCGGAGATCCGTGAACTGCTCGCGCATCGCAATAGCGCGATCCGTTTGCAGAGCCTCGCCGAAGCGCGCCTGCCCGTGAATGGCAGCACGCAGGAGCATTACCATCAGAAAACGGAAGAAATCTATTACATCACTTCAGGCCACGGACGGATGCGCATCGAGAACGAATTACGCGAAGTAAAACCTGGTGATGCTATCGCCATCCCACCCGGCTTGAAGCACAAGATATGGAACACTGGCGAGACCACTTTGCACCTCCTCTGCTGCTGCGCCCCGCCCTATGAGCATGAGGACACCATCATCACCGAGATCATCTGA
- a CDS encoding glutaredoxin family protein gives MWKPTKVRLFIKPFCGWCHEAIDWLDERQIQYEELDVTSNRKAYDEMLDLTGQTKAPCIEVDGEVLADFDVGQLEKFWDRLAKAHQG, from the coding sequence ATGTGGAAGCCCACCAAAGTCCGTCTCTTCATCAAACCCTTCTGCGGCTGGTGTCACGAAGCCATCGACTGGCTCGATGAACGCCAAATCCAATACGAGGAACTCGACGTGACCAGCAACCGCAAGGCCTACGACGAGATGCTCGACCTCACCGGCCAGACCAAGGCTCCTTGCATCGAAGTGGACGGCGAAGTCCTCGCCGATTTCGATGTCGGCCAGCTTGAGAAATTCTGGGACCGCCTCGCCAAAGCCCATCAGGGCTGA
- the lipA gene encoding lipoyl synthase, giving the protein MSAVTENAPKLTRPRLPAWLRLDLPTNSGFSKTRNLLDGLKLHTVCESAKCPNHWECWSKGTATFMIAGDRCTRACGFCAVSTAKPLALEADEPARVAEATRRMGLKHVVITAVARDDLADGGAEHFRQTIEAVRAANPGIIIEVLVPDFLDKDDAIDNVLRAEPHIYNHNLETVRRLTPSVRFRAQYDRSLSVLKKVKEKRGGAIYTKSGIMLGLGETEEELLQAMRDLRASDCDILTLGQYLQPTLKHLPVIEYVHPDKFAEYKVIAEGMGFTHVASGPMVRSSYHADEFTIAPKL; this is encoded by the coding sequence ATGAGTGCCGTCACTGAAAATGCGCCCAAGCTGACCCGGCCACGCCTTCCCGCGTGGTTGCGGCTCGACCTGCCTACCAACAGTGGTTTCTCCAAAACCCGCAACCTGCTGGATGGCCTCAAGCTTCACACCGTCTGCGAGAGCGCCAAGTGCCCGAACCATTGGGAATGCTGGAGTAAAGGCACCGCCACTTTCATGATTGCCGGTGACCGTTGCACGCGCGCCTGCGGTTTCTGCGCCGTCAGCACTGCCAAACCTTTGGCCCTCGAAGCCGATGAACCCGCCCGCGTGGCTGAAGCCACACGGCGCATGGGCCTCAAGCACGTCGTCATCACTGCAGTAGCTCGTGACGACCTGGCCGATGGTGGTGCGGAACACTTCCGCCAGACCATCGAAGCCGTTCGTGCCGCGAATCCCGGCATCATCATCGAAGTCCTCGTGCCCGATTTCTTGGATAAAGATGACGCCATCGACAACGTCCTGCGAGCCGAGCCGCATATCTACAATCACAATCTCGAAACCGTCCGTCGCCTGACGCCGTCCGTCCGCTTCCGCGCTCAATATGATCGCTCTCTCAGCGTCTTGAAGAAGGTGAAGGAAAAACGTGGCGGAGCCATCTACACCAAGTCCGGCATCATGCTCGGTCTTGGGGAGACGGAAGAGGAATTGCTCCAGGCGATGCGCGACTTGCGTGCTTCAGATTGCGACATCCTCACGCTCGGCCAATATCTGCAACCCACTCTGAAGCATCTGCCCGTTATTGAATACGTGCATCCGGACAAGTTCGCAGAATACAAGGTGATTGCCGAAGGCATGGGCTTCACCCATGTCGCGAG